In the genome of Candoia aspera isolate rCanAsp1 chromosome 4, rCanAsp1.hap2, whole genome shotgun sequence, the window AACACTATTGCAACTGAAATTCTTTTTTGGGGGTGTATGAGTGTGAAGGTCTCATTTtgacttccttcttttgcaataAACTCAAAATTAGGAGTTCTCACCAAACTTTCAATACATCCCTCCCTCTTATTTTATTCCCTGCTTCATAGTTGATTTCTAATAGTCTATCATActtatattattcatttattacaacATTTGAATGCAAAAAAGGAATGAATAGTGCAAAATTAAAATGGTAGGTGCTTGGTCATATAGACAGAATGAATGAGCATccatttgcaaaacaaatatgtgaGAGAAGAATGATTGAAGCAAAAGTAAGAGCCAGAGCAAGAAAATCATACAGATGAGGAAAGAAAGGAATCAAAACAAGTTGTGAAATAGTGTATGGGTGTGGCGGAAGCAAGAATGGCTTACACGGATAAACATGAACAGAGAGGTATAGAGTATAATGTCAGTGTAAGTTAGAATCAAagatatttcttttcttaaaaatctcatgatcttaatttcctttcctttttgtgaCTTTTCCTGTGCTTTTTATAATGTTGCCTTAATATGTGTATTTTACAACATATACTGTGCTTCAAAGCCCTTACTCTTCGCTTAAGCAGAGCTGATGGCCTCTGAAAGCTTTGGGACTTTCATCTGTATGGGCAAGTTCTCTATTACAGGTCTTATTCTTTGGGAGAAAAGGTAACCAGAAAGATGTTCTATAATATTCCTTCACAGATGAATCCTCCATATAAGATGATACAGAATGCAACTTCTGTCACTGAATTTATACTCCTGGGACTCTCAAGCGACCCTCAGGTGGAACTCATTCTCTTTGGTGTCTTTCTTATTATTTACTTGGTGGCTGTGGTTGGAAACATACTTATCCTTCTTGTAGTCAGCTTAGATGTCAGACTCCATAAccccatgtatttcttcctaGGTAATCTCTCTGTAGTAGACATTGGGTACACAACTTCCACTGTTCCCAAAATGTTGATGAATTATCTCTCTAATGATAAACGAATCTCCTTCTTGGGCTGCTTGTCCCAGATGTATTTCTTCATTGCCTTCGGTGGCATTGAGTGTCTTTTGTTGGGCATCATGGCATATGACCGATATGCGGCTATTTGCCACCCACTGCATTATGGTGTGCTCATGCGGCCCAAAGTGTGTGTCTGGCTTGCAGTGGCTGCTTGGGTTCTTGGCTTGTCGAACTCAGGTGTCCACACTGGCCTTATGACTCTTTTGTCCTTCTGCCAGGACAATGTCATCCAACATTTTTTCTGTGACATCCCACCCCTCTTCCAACTGTCTTGCACTGACATTCAGACCAATCAAATTGCTACTTTTGTGGTTGGAGGAGGTGTAATCATGGGTTCCTTCCTGGTGACTCTgttgtcatatatatatatagtcttaGCAATCCTCAGGATTCGGACGAAGGAAGGACGTCGCAAGGCATTTTCCACCTGTGCCTCTCACCTGACTGTAGTGAACATCTACTTTGGCACCATCATCTTCACCTACATACGCCCTAATTCCACTTACTCTCAAGAACAAGATCATGCTTTACCAGTACTCTATGGGATTCTAACACCTATGCTTAATCCAATGATCTACAGCTTAAGAAACAAGGATGTACAAGGGGCACTCcgtaaaataattcaaataactTAGAGGAGAAGGTTTGGGCACTAAATTGTTTTACAAAACCTTTAAAAATTTAATTCCAGGGCAGCATGTTTTCACCTTTATAATGCTGATTCTCAATAATAATGTCTCTATCATAATGAATGTAATAGTTTTGATTATGGTGAACAAACCTATCACTGTACTTTTGCAGAACCTAATACTTGATGCTAGACAATGTACTGAGATACCCAATCTTCTTCTTGATGACTATTTAGCCCTTGAAATCACAGGAAGGTGTGTTGTATGCTATGAGTTGGATGACATCACATGAACCCATATCAGTCTATACTGCATTTgtacaaaacattttcttttgtttaggaCTCATTACTTATTTGGTCCCATATTGACTACTAAAATGCAGTTCCTTTTCATCTACCAGGTGATTTCCAATGAAAAACACATGTACATGGAGATTGTCCAACTACTTAAAATGTCCAGTGGACATGGGCTGGGATTCATGATGATAAAGGAGAAAGTTTTGATCAGAATCATCTACCAATAGTTTCACAGAATGGTATTTATTCTGCTCTAATTGATGCAGTGCCTCCTGTGAAAACTTCTAGAAAATTTGTAGCATTTATCTACAGACAGAAAATaggctccattttttttttccaggaacaaCAATACCAAAACACAAAGTTATTGTATTGTGTTGAAAAttattgcatatatacaggtATATCCAACATTATTCTTTCCAGATGAAGCAATGTTATGCCATACACTGACCAAGAATAAGAAGCAACcagcataaataaattaaagggaggagataagagaaaaagaatggaaatctAATGAAATCTGCTTTACATCAACCACTACCCACATCTTTCTCTTCCATATCTTTCTTTAGTCACTTCCATATATTAATtcattgcattttgttctttaaacttcccaCCTCCCTCTTTTTCAGGATATCATCAACTCCATCTaaccacaactttcttggtcttttctttctcattttctctaCCTTATGTAACCAAACCACCCTAATACATTTCTTCCATAATGATGATTtttatattcaatccacattcattcaacatCATTTCGTTCTTGACACTATCCTTGTTTTACCCCCACACTACTCAAGTACTTCATTCCTTATGTGAGTTTAGATCCTGAAAACTTTGTTTAATAAGAAATCCGGAGAAtactagggaaaaaaagaaacttctttaaaaataataatggtagcTACTTGTTTTGTTCTAGAGCCCTATTTTGCAATAACTTTTCTCTGGCCTGGCTGATTCAACACCTCCCCTGGTTCAACAAAAGGCTTCTGGATACATGAATGTGGCTAAtttaagaattattattatttaaatttgtacacTCTTGATCTCCCAACAAGAATTTATTTGGAATAAACAAATTTCAAATCAATGAGGAATATTAAGTCCATCATCCAGAGACACAATGTTCCGTTTGTTTTTCTCACAAATTAGGAAAGGATTGATGCTTCATAACTATCTTTTATGTCaattgattttgttttcatttctcattTGCATTTGTTACATGATGTTTAAATCACTAGTACATTAATTGCAGCAGTGAACAGAACCTAGCTAACTATGACTGATCCCCAGAAAGATAAGTAGGGTTGAActttggatga includes:
- the LOC134497334 gene encoding olfactory receptor 5AP2-like, with translation MNPPYKMIQNATSVTEFILLGLSSDPQVELILFGVFLIIYLVAVVGNILILLVVSLDVRLHNPMYFFLGNLSVVDIGYTTSTVPKMLMNYLSNDKRISFLGCLSQMYFFIAFGGIECLLLGIMAYDRYAAICHPLHYGVLMRPKVCVWLAVAAWVLGLSNSGVHTGLMTLLSFCQDNVIQHFFCDIPPLFQLSCTDIQTNQIATFVVGGGVIMGSFLVTLLSYIYIVLAILRIRTKEGRRKAFSTCASHLTVVNIYFGTIIFTYIRPNSTYSQEQDHALPVLYGILTPMLNPMIYSLRNKDVQGALRKIIQIT